In Vicugna pacos chromosome 10, VicPac4, whole genome shotgun sequence, the following proteins share a genomic window:
- the SLC3A2 gene encoding amino acid transporter heavy chain SLC3A2 isoform X2: protein MDPEPPETSTGGASVPRQPPSDHSGPGAQGPSAGGDSGTMNQDTEVDMKEVELNEMEPEKQPMNAASGAAVAVVVAGGTEKNGLVKVKVADDEAEAAAAAKFTGLSKEELLKVAGSPGWVRTRWALLLLFWLGWLGMLAGAVVIIVRAPRCRELPAQSWWHKGALYRIGDLRAFQGRDAGDLASLKGRLDYLSTLKVKGFVLGPIHKNQKDDLEGTNLEEIDPTFGSKEDFDSLLQSAKKKSIRVILDLTPNYKGQNSWFRFTQIGSVATKMKEALSFWLQAGVDGIQVRDVGNLTGASSFLAEWQNITKSFSEDRLLIAGTDSSDLQQILSLLESTKDLLLTSSYLSDSRFTGNHTGFLVTQYLNATGSHWCSWSVSQAGLLTSFVPLQLLRLYQLLLFTLPGTPVFSYGDEIGLEEAALPGQPVKAPVMLWDESSFPNTSGPVDVNMTVKGQSKDPGSILSLFRWLSDLRGKERSLLHGDFHVLSSGPDLFSYIRQWDQNERFLIVLNFGDVGQPARLGASRPPAGTGLPASVNLLLSTQPGRKEGTSLELEHLYLGPHEGLLLRFPYVA from the exons GCACAATGAACCAGGACACCGAAGTGGACATGAAAGAAGTGGAGCTGAACGAGATGGAACCCGAGAAGCAGCCGATGAACGCGGCGTCGGGGGCGGCGGTGGCTGTGGTCGTGGCGGGCGGCACCGAGAAGAACGGCTTGGTGAAGGTCAAGGTGGCCGACGAtgaggcggaggcggcggcggccgccaAGTTCACGGGCCTGTCTAAAGAGGAGCTGCTGAAAGTGGCGGGCAGCCCCGGCTGGGTACGCACCCGCTGggcgctgctgctgctgttttggCTCGGCTGGCTCGGCATGCTGGCGGGCGCCGTGGTCATCATCGTGCGGGCGCCGCGCTGCCGCGAGCTGCCCGCGCAGAGCTGGTGGCACAAGGGCGCCCTCTACCGCATTGGCGACCTTCGGGCCTTCCAGGGCCGCGACGCTGGCGACCTAGCGA GCTTGAAGGGGCGTCTTGATTACTTGAGTACCCTGAAGGTGAAGGGTTTTGTGCTGGGCCCAATTCACAAGAACCAGAAGGATGACCTCGAAGGGACCAACTTGGAAGAGATCGACCCCACTTTTGGCTCCAAGGAAGATTTTGACAGCCTCCTGCAATCGGCCAAGAAGAAGA GCATCCGGGTCATTCTAGATCTCACTCCCAACTATAAGGGCCAGAACTCATGGTTCAGGTTCACTCAGATTGGCTCTGTGGCAACCAAGATGAAG GAAGCTCTGAGCTTTTGGCTGCAGGCCGGTGTGGATGGGATCCAGGTTCGGGACGTTGGGAATCTGACA GGTGCGTCTTCATTCTTGGCCGAGTGGCAGAACATTACCAAGAGCTTCAGTGAAGATAG GCTCTTGATTGCAGGCACTGACTCCTCCGACCTTCAGCAGATCCTGAGCCTGCTCGAATCCACCAAGGACCTGCTGTTGACTAGCTCGTACCTGTCAGACTCCCGTTTCACTGGGAATCATACAGGTTTCCTGGTCACCCAGTATTTGAACGCCACTGGCAGTCACTGGTGCAGCTGGAGT GTGTCTCAGGCGGGGCTCCTGACCTCCTTCGTGCCGCTTCAGCTCCTCCGACTCTACCAGCTGCTGCTCTTCACCCTGCCAGGGACCCCAGTTTTCAGCTATGGGGATGAGATTGGCCTGGAGGAAGCTGCCCTCCCTGGACAG CCTGTGAAGGCTCCAGTCATGCTGTGGGATGAATCCAGCTTCCCCAACACCTCAGGACCTGTAGATGTCAACATGACCGTGAAG GGCCAGAGTAAAGACCCCGGCTCCATCCTCTCCCTGTTCCGCTGGCTGAGCGATCTGCGGGGTAAGGAGCGCTCCTTGCTGCACGGAGACTTCCACGTGCTCTCCTCAGGGCCCGACCTCTTCTCCTACATCCGCCAGTGGGACCAGAACGAGCGTTTCCTGATAGTTCTCAACTTTGGGGATGTGGGCCAACCTGCCAGGCTGGGGGCCTCCAGGCCGCCTGCCGGCACCGGCCTGCCCGCCAGCGTGAATCTGCTGCTCAGCACCCAGCCGGGCCGCAAGGAGGGCACCTCTCTTGAGCTGGAGCACCTGTACCTGGGGCCCCACGAGGGGCTGCTGCTCCGCTTCCCTTACGTGGCCTGA
- the CHRM1 gene encoding muscarinic acetylcholine receptor M1 has protein sequence MNTSAPPAVSPNITVLAPGKGPWQVAFIGITTGLLSLATVTGNLLVLISFKVNTELKTVNNYFLLSLACADLIIGTVSMNLYTTYLLMGHWALGTLACDLWLALDYVASNASVMNLLLISFDRYFSVTRPLSYRAKRTPRRAALMIGLAWLVSFVLWAPAILFWQYLVGERTVLAGQCYIQFLSQPIITFGTAMAAFYLPVTVMCTLYWRIYRETENRARELAALQGSETPGKGGGSSSSSERSQPGAEGSPETPPGRCCHCCRAPRLLQAYSWKEEEEEDEGSMESLTSSEGEEPGSEVVIKMPMVDPEAQAPAKQPPRSSPNTVKRPTRKGRERAGKSQKPRGKEQLAKRKTFSLVKEKKAARTLSAILLAFILTWTPYNIMVLVSTFCKDCVPETLWELGYWLCYVNSTINPLCYALCNKAFRDTFRLLLLCRWDKRRWRKIPKRPGSVHRTPSRQC, from the coding sequence TGGCCTTCATTGGGATCACCACGGGCCTCCTGTCACTGGCCACGGTGACGGGCAACCTGCTGGTTCTCATCTCCTTCAAGGTCAACACGGAGCTCAAGACAGTCAACAACTACTTTCTGTTGAGCCTGGCCTGTGCCGACCTCATCATTGGCACCGTCTCCATGAACCTCTATACCACGTACCTGCTCATGGGCCACTGGGCTCTGGGCACACTGGCCTGCGACCTCTGGCTGGCCCTGGACTACGTGGCCAGCAATGCCTCCGTCATGAACCTGCTGCTCATCAGCTTTGACCGCTACTTCTCCGTGACCCGGCCCCTGAGCTACCGCGCCAAGCGCACCCCACGCCGGGCAGCGCTGATGATCGGCCTGGCCTGGCTGGTTTCCTTCGTCCTCTGGGCCCCGGCCATCCTCTTCTGGCAATATCTGGTAGGGGAGCGGACGGTACTGGCCGGGCAGTGCTACATCCAGTTCCTCTCCCAGCCCATCATCACCTTTGGCACAGCCATGGCCGCCTTCTACCTCCCCGTCACGGTCATGTGCACGCTCTACTGGCGCATCTACCGGGAGACGGAGAACCGGGCCCGGGAGCTGGCGGCCCTGCAGGGCTCCGAGACACCCGGGAAGgggggcggcagcagcagcagttcAGAGCGGTCCCAGCCAGGGGCTGAGGGCTCCCCGGAGACCCCTCCGGGGCGCTGCTGTCACTGCTGCCGGGCCCCCCGGCTGCTACAGGCCTACAgctggaaggaggaagaggaggaggacgaAGGCTCCATGGAGTCCCTCACATCCTCGGAGGGTGAGGAGCCTGGCTCCGAGGTGGTGATCAAGATGCCCATGGTGGACCCCGAGGCGCAGGCCCCCGCCAAGCAGCCGCCCCGGAGCTCCCCGAATACGGTCAAGAGGCCGACCCGGAAGGGGCGTGAGCGAGCGGGCAAGAGCCAGAAGCCCCGTGGGAAGGAGCAGCTGGCCAAGCGCAAGACCTTCTCGCTGGTCAAGGAGAAGAAGGCGGCTCGGACCCTGAGCGCCATCCTGCTGGCCTTCATCCTCACCTGGACGCCGTACAACATCATGGTGCTGGTGTCCACTTTCTGCAAGGACTGCGTTCCCGAGACCCTGTGGGAGCTGGGCTACTGGCTGTGCTACGTCAACAGCACCATCAACCCCTTGTGCTACGCGCTCTGCAACAAAGCCTTCCGGGACACCTTCCGCCTGCTGCTGCTCTGCCGCTGGGACAAGCGTCGCTGGCGCAAGATCCCCAAGCGCCCTGGCTCTGTGCACCGCACTCCCTCCCGCCAGTGCTGA
- the SLC3A2 gene encoding amino acid transporter heavy chain SLC3A2 isoform X1, which produces MNQDTEVDMKEVELNEMEPEKQPMNAASGAAVAVVVAGGTEKNGLVKVKVADDEAEAAAAAKFTGLSKEELLKVAGSPGWVRTRWALLLLFWLGWLGMLAGAVVIIVRAPRCRELPAQSWWHKGALYRIGDLRAFQGRDAGDLASLKGRLDYLSTLKVKGFVLGPIHKNQKDDLEGTNLEEIDPTFGSKEDFDSLLQSAKKKSIRVILDLTPNYKGQNSWFRFTQIGSVATKMKEALSFWLQAGVDGIQVRDVGNLTGASSFLAEWQNITKSFSEDRLLIAGTDSSDLQQILSLLESTKDLLLTSSYLSDSRFTGNHTGFLVTQYLNATGSHWCSWSVSQAGLLTSFVPLQLLRLYQLLLFTLPGTPVFSYGDEIGLEEAALPGQPVKAPVMLWDESSFPNTSGPVDVNMTVKGQSKDPGSILSLFRWLSDLRGKERSLLHGDFHVLSSGPDLFSYIRQWDQNERFLIVLNFGDVGQPARLGASRPPAGTGLPASVNLLLSTQPGRKEGTSLELEHLYLGPHEGLLLRFPYVA; this is translated from the exons ATGAACCAGGACACCGAAGTGGACATGAAAGAAGTGGAGCTGAACGAGATGGAACCCGAGAAGCAGCCGATGAACGCGGCGTCGGGGGCGGCGGTGGCTGTGGTCGTGGCGGGCGGCACCGAGAAGAACGGCTTGGTGAAGGTCAAGGTGGCCGACGAtgaggcggaggcggcggcggccgccaAGTTCACGGGCCTGTCTAAAGAGGAGCTGCTGAAAGTGGCGGGCAGCCCCGGCTGGGTACGCACCCGCTGggcgctgctgctgctgttttggCTCGGCTGGCTCGGCATGCTGGCGGGCGCCGTGGTCATCATCGTGCGGGCGCCGCGCTGCCGCGAGCTGCCCGCGCAGAGCTGGTGGCACAAGGGCGCCCTCTACCGCATTGGCGACCTTCGGGCCTTCCAGGGCCGCGACGCTGGCGACCTAGCGA GCTTGAAGGGGCGTCTTGATTACTTGAGTACCCTGAAGGTGAAGGGTTTTGTGCTGGGCCCAATTCACAAGAACCAGAAGGATGACCTCGAAGGGACCAACTTGGAAGAGATCGACCCCACTTTTGGCTCCAAGGAAGATTTTGACAGCCTCCTGCAATCGGCCAAGAAGAAGA GCATCCGGGTCATTCTAGATCTCACTCCCAACTATAAGGGCCAGAACTCATGGTTCAGGTTCACTCAGATTGGCTCTGTGGCAACCAAGATGAAG GAAGCTCTGAGCTTTTGGCTGCAGGCCGGTGTGGATGGGATCCAGGTTCGGGACGTTGGGAATCTGACA GGTGCGTCTTCATTCTTGGCCGAGTGGCAGAACATTACCAAGAGCTTCAGTGAAGATAG GCTCTTGATTGCAGGCACTGACTCCTCCGACCTTCAGCAGATCCTGAGCCTGCTCGAATCCACCAAGGACCTGCTGTTGACTAGCTCGTACCTGTCAGACTCCCGTTTCACTGGGAATCATACAGGTTTCCTGGTCACCCAGTATTTGAACGCCACTGGCAGTCACTGGTGCAGCTGGAGT GTGTCTCAGGCGGGGCTCCTGACCTCCTTCGTGCCGCTTCAGCTCCTCCGACTCTACCAGCTGCTGCTCTTCACCCTGCCAGGGACCCCAGTTTTCAGCTATGGGGATGAGATTGGCCTGGAGGAAGCTGCCCTCCCTGGACAG CCTGTGAAGGCTCCAGTCATGCTGTGGGATGAATCCAGCTTCCCCAACACCTCAGGACCTGTAGATGTCAACATGACCGTGAAG GGCCAGAGTAAAGACCCCGGCTCCATCCTCTCCCTGTTCCGCTGGCTGAGCGATCTGCGGGGTAAGGAGCGCTCCTTGCTGCACGGAGACTTCCACGTGCTCTCCTCAGGGCCCGACCTCTTCTCCTACATCCGCCAGTGGGACCAGAACGAGCGTTTCCTGATAGTTCTCAACTTTGGGGATGTGGGCCAACCTGCCAGGCTGGGGGCCTCCAGGCCGCCTGCCGGCACCGGCCTGCCCGCCAGCGTGAATCTGCTGCTCAGCACCCAGCCGGGCCGCAAGGAGGGCACCTCTCTTGAGCTGGAGCACCTGTACCTGGGGCCCCACGAGGGGCTGCTGCTCCGCTTCCCTTACGTGGCCTGA